From Chryseobacterium salivictor, a single genomic window includes:
- a CDS encoding dodecin family protein, producing the protein MIVKVLEVIATSEISFDDAVRNAVKEVSRTIKNIDSVYVKDMKCHVKDGEISTYGCVCKVSFRVE; encoded by the coding sequence ATGATTGTAAAAGTACTTGAAGTAATTGCTACTTCAGAAATTAGTTTCGATGACGCTGTGAGAAATGCCGTAAAAGAAGTTTCGAGAACCATAAAAAACATCGACAGCGTTTATGTAAAAGATATGAAATGCCATGTGAAAGATGGTGAAATTTCAACTTACGGATGCGTTTGTAAGGTTTCTTTCAGGGTTGAATAA
- the porL gene encoding type IX secretion system motor protein PorL/GldL, with product MFKTKEATYNFIYSIGAAIVILGALFKMTHWSIGPLTGNVTLAIGLITEAVIFTIFAFDAPKSEESYAWENVYPELLDSHATPNPKHSSGAMQLAEVKELEVSLSDKLDKMLADAKLDVNLFDRLRTGIEKFSSSVDQINQTVDVSGSTAKYNDQLMLAASHLESMNALYALQLEHGKTQTEYSKKYVEDMQKSALHSEKFNEELSGLTSNLNSLNRVYGGMLSAMKS from the coding sequence ATGTTTAAAACTAAAGAAGCAACTTATAATTTCATCTACTCAATTGGGGCTGCAATCGTAATTTTAGGAGCACTTTTCAAAATGACCCACTGGAGTATTGGTCCGCTTACAGGTAATGTAACTTTGGCGATCGGTTTGATTACTGAGGCGGTTATTTTTACGATCTTCGCATTTGATGCTCCAAAATCTGAAGAATCTTATGCTTGGGAAAACGTGTATCCGGAACTTTTAGATAGCCATGCCACTCCAAATCCAAAACATTCTTCCGGTGCAATGCAATTGGCAGAAGTGAAAGAACTGGAGGTTTCTTTGTCGGATAAATTAGATAAAATGCTTGCTGATGCTAAATTGGATGTAAACTTATTTGACCGGTTAAGAACAGGAATCGAAAAATTCTCAAGTTCTGTAGATCAAATCAATCAAACAGTGGATGTTAGTGGTTCTACCGCAAAATATAACGATCAGCTGATGTTGGCAGCAAGTCATCTTGAAAGCATGAATGCATTATACGCACTCCAGTTGGAGCACGGAAAAACGCAAACTGAATATAGCAAAAAGTATGTAGAAGACATGCAGAAATCTGCTTTACATTCAGAGAAATTTAACGAAGAATTATCAGGATTAACTTCTAACCTTAATAGTCTTAACAGAGTTTACGGCGGAATGCTTAGCGCAATGAAATCATAG
- a CDS encoding DUF4270 family protein — MIRNIQELFKITATLVIGSLILVNCEPDADQLGSQFFQDGAKGKEVSYPIIAYNSNNHDSIRTDAARLQSATLGAFSESQFGMQKSAYVSQVRLSGANPDFGTNAKLDSAVLVIKPQYAADSVTTVTNDKYIYPEGAVPSKKVVSTYPVIKYGNTKIGGKTLLNFKVYEVTDFLGSNTDVVYSNKVVNTGAQIGAKTFDGNVHLVKVTKTSDDTVLFERSAALRIPLDSAFFANKIINKASSPELADAASFIRYFKGIKVSVDENDGYLLNFDPTTTELNLYYKNDKVTNGVTTREQSVYMMNMGGSNAFFNQIAFNRTGTPSATALATTNQITGDAKLFAQGMGGPGIGLRVPAADVANIRTLFNNNKIGIISAKIRIYTDVSSWSNNYAKPNYFVVRQRNLAPKPGEKEYLDNYLLDMSALAGTGIYNLVKAYDLQKNPAYYDIGITQTFKNIIEKQERNYDLILNVGAYTTDAGGNLVGSLYPSLGAQNFNTRSYTPNRAVLVGTDLTNPGNDKSARLILTYGQKQ; from the coding sequence ATGATAAGAAATATCCAAGAATTATTCAAAATTACTGCAACATTAGTAATTGGGAGTTTAATTTTAGTGAATTGTGAACCGGATGCAGATCAGTTGGGTTCACAATTTTTTCAAGACGGAGCGAAAGGGAAGGAAGTATCTTACCCCATTATCGCTTATAATTCCAATAATCACGATTCCATAAGAACAGATGCGGCGCGGTTGCAAAGTGCAACTTTGGGCGCTTTTTCGGAGTCTCAATTTGGAATGCAGAAATCTGCATACGTTTCTCAGGTTAGATTATCTGGAGCAAATCCCGATTTTGGAACCAATGCAAAACTGGATTCAGCGGTATTGGTCATTAAGCCGCAGTATGCAGCAGATTCTGTGACTACAGTGACCAATGATAAATATATTTATCCGGAAGGTGCTGTACCGTCGAAAAAAGTTGTCAGTACCTATCCAGTGATTAAATATGGTAATACCAAAATTGGAGGGAAAACGCTTTTGAACTTTAAGGTTTATGAAGTTACCGACTTTTTAGGTTCAAATACGGATGTCGTTTATTCTAACAAAGTTGTGAATACAGGTGCGCAGATTGGCGCAAAAACTTTTGACGGAAATGTTCATTTGGTTAAAGTGACCAAAACGAGTGATGATACAGTATTGTTTGAAAGAAGTGCTGCACTGAGAATCCCTTTAGACAGTGCGTTTTTTGCGAATAAGATTATTAATAAAGCCTCTTCTCCGGAGCTTGCCGATGCAGCTTCATTTATAAGATATTTTAAAGGGATTAAAGTTTCTGTTGATGAAAACGACGGCTATCTTCTTAATTTTGATCCTACTACCACAGAGCTTAATCTTTATTACAAAAATGATAAAGTCACTAATGGAGTAACCACCAGAGAGCAGTCGGTGTACATGATGAATATGGGAGGTTCTAATGCGTTTTTTAATCAGATTGCTTTCAACCGTACAGGAACACCTTCGGCAACTGCTTTAGCGACAACAAACCAAATAACCGGTGATGCAAAGCTTTTTGCACAGGGAATGGGAGGCCCGGGAATTGGTCTTCGGGTTCCAGCTGCAGATGTTGCCAATATCAGAACTTTATTTAACAATAATAAGATTGGTATTATTTCAGCCAAAATCCGTATCTATACTGATGTATCCAGTTGGTCTAATAATTACGCAAAACCTAATTATTTTGTTGTAAGACAAAGAAACTTAGCTCCTAAACCAGGGGAGAAAGAATATCTTGACAATTATTTGCTTGACATGAGTGCTTTAGCAGGCACCGGAATTTATAATTTGGTGAAAGCCTATGATTTGCAAAAAAATCCAGCATACTATGATATTGGAATTACGCAGACCTTTAAAAATATTATTGAAAAACAAGAACGCAATTACGATCTGATATTAAATGTTGGTGCTTATACTACAGATGCCGGAGGTAATTTAGTAGGATCTTTATATCCTTCTTTAGGTGCTCAGAATTTTAATACCAGAAGTTACACCCCTAACAGAGCGGTATTGGTAGGAACCGATCTTACAAATCCAGGCAATGATAAAAGTGCAAGATTGATCCTGACTTACGGACAAAAACAATAA
- the panC gene encoding pantoate--beta-alanine ligase, whose product MEIFRDKKTLIDYVERQKEMGKKIGFAPTMGALHEGHLSLYKIAAAENDLVISSIFVNPTQFNNPDDLTKYPRDTERDIALLKNTGIVDALYLPEVADLYPDGLKSKSYDFDGLENEMEGKFRPGHFDGVGTVVEELLRQVKPNNAYFGEKDYQQLAIIEKLVDQLHLPVKIHGAPIYREANGLAMSSRNERLTPVQRDAAKVIHDTLLKVNDWFRVITVPEINKRVKDIFDDQRGMTLEYFEIADEKTLKQTDFFYKDKKYRAFIVVNVGTVRLIDNLHLD is encoded by the coding sequence ATGGAAATTTTCAGAGACAAAAAAACACTTATAGATTACGTCGAAAGACAGAAAGAAATGGGCAAAAAAATCGGTTTTGCTCCAACAATGGGTGCATTACACGAAGGCCATCTTTCACTATACAAAATAGCCGCCGCAGAAAACGATCTGGTTATTTCCTCCATTTTCGTGAATCCTACTCAATTCAATAATCCTGATGATTTAACCAAATACCCGCGTGATACCGAACGGGATATTGCGCTGCTGAAAAACACCGGAATTGTTGATGCCTTATATCTGCCAGAAGTTGCCGATCTCTATCCAGACGGACTAAAAAGTAAATCCTATGATTTCGATGGTCTGGAAAATGAAATGGAAGGTAAGTTTCGTCCCGGACATTTTGATGGAGTAGGAACAGTAGTAGAAGAACTGTTAAGACAGGTAAAACCCAACAATGCTTATTTCGGGGAAAAAGATTATCAACAATTGGCTATTATCGAAAAGCTGGTCGACCAGCTACACCTTCCTGTGAAAATCCACGGTGCACCAATTTATCGGGAAGCAAATGGGCTCGCCATGAGTTCTCGAAATGAAAGACTAACCCCTGTTCAAAGAGATGCAGCCAAAGTGATTCACGATACTTTGTTAAAAGTAAATGACTGGTTCCGGGTCATTACCGTTCCTGAAATAAATAAACGCGTGAAAGATATTTTTGATGACCAGCGCGGAATGACTTTAGAATATTTTGAAATCGCCGATGAAAAAACTTTAAAACAAACCGATTTCTTTTATAAAGATAAAAAGTACCGCGCGTTTATCGTCGTAAATGTTGGTACAGTGCGGTTAATTGACAATTTGCATTTGGATTAA
- a CDS encoding glycogen/starch synthase has translation MPNQKILYVTTEMSPYQEDNNMATMVSKMALKMHQDGNDVRVFMPKFGQISERKFQLHEVIRLSGMNIIINDLDQPLIIKVASLPGERLQVYFIDNEEYFKRKQFYIDDKGQPFTDNDERAIFFARGVIETIKKLNWVPDVIHLNGWMASFIPVYLKTFYKNDSYFNDSKIVLSVYNEDNMALSESVEEKMKFDNITGLKAFKNPSFQSFVIESIDMVDLVIKGDEFLEEDLNKAFTDTKTAKSEYIDADSINKLY, from the coding sequence ATGCCGAACCAAAAGATTTTATATGTAACCACGGAGATGTCTCCTTATCAGGAAGATAACAATATGGCGACAATGGTGAGTAAAATGGCACTCAAAATGCACCAAGACGGAAATGATGTGAGAGTGTTTATGCCAAAATTTGGCCAGATCAGCGAAAGAAAATTTCAATTGCATGAGGTAATTCGTCTATCCGGAATGAATATTATTATTAATGATTTGGATCAACCCCTGATTATTAAGGTAGCATCCTTACCGGGAGAGAGATTGCAGGTTTATTTCATCGACAATGAAGAGTATTTCAAGAGAAAACAATTCTACATCGACGATAAAGGACAGCCTTTCACCGATAATGATGAACGTGCGATTTTCTTTGCCAGAGGAGTGATCGAAACCATCAAAAAGCTTAACTGGGTGCCCGATGTGATTCACCTGAATGGATGGATGGCCTCATTTATACCGGTTTATTTAAAGACTTTTTACAAAAATGATTCTTATTTTAATGATTCAAAAATAGTGCTTTCTGTTTATAATGAGGATAACATGGCATTATCTGAATCTGTAGAAGAAAAAATGAAGTTCGACAATATAACCGGACTAAAAGCGTTTAAAAATCCAAGTTTTCAGAGTTTCGTTATCGAAAGTATCGATATGGTTGATTTAGTAATAAAAGGTGATGAATTCCTTGAAGAGGATCTTAACAAAGCTTTCACCGATACTAAAACGGCCAAATCAGAATATATCGACGCTGATTCAATCAACAAATTATACTAA
- the glmS gene encoding glutamine--fructose-6-phosphate transaminase (isomerizing): protein MCGIVGYTGFQDAYEVVINGLRRLEYRGYDSAGIVLENDNSVFSVSKTKGKVDDLVAISGNLAGTAHIGMGHTRWATHGVPSDRNSHPHLSNNEKIALVHNGIIENYDTLKIMLTEKGFTFQSETDTEVLVNLIQYIMDINEEMDFPTAVRYALNEVFGAYAITVMHEDFPGVLVVARLGSPLAIGLGNNEYFIASDASPFVEFTKEAVYLEEGHMATISLENGVDIRNIKDNVKITPEVQQLKLSLEQIEKGGYEHFMLKEIFEQPKSIHDTLRGRLLVEEGIIKMAGIWDNLERLNQAQKITIIACGTSWHAGLIGEYLIEEFARIPVEVEYASEFRYRNPIISEKDIVIAISQSGETADTMAAIKMAKERGAFVYGICNVVDSSISRVTDAGSYTHAGPEIGVASTKAFTAQLTVLSLIALKLGKHNGHLSNQEFMRLITELDTIPQKVQEVLETTHEITKEIAKNFVDAQNFLYLGRGYNFPAALEGALKLKEISYIHAEGYPAAEMKHGPIALIDENMPIVIIAPKKGHYDKIVSNVQEIKARKGKVIAVVNKGDTQVASVADYVIEFPETSECFSPIIASVPLQLLAYYIAVYRGANVDQPRNLAKSVTVE, encoded by the coding sequence ATGTGTGGAATTGTAGGATATACTGGTTTTCAGGATGCTTATGAAGTTGTAATCAATGGGCTTCGCAGATTAGAGTATAGAGGATATGACAGTGCGGGAATTGTACTCGAAAATGATAATTCAGTTTTTAGTGTTTCAAAGACGAAAGGTAAAGTAGATGATTTGGTCGCTATTTCAGGAAATTTAGCAGGTACCGCACATATAGGAATGGGGCATACCCGATGGGCAACACACGGGGTTCCAAGTGATAGAAATTCACATCCACATCTTTCAAATAATGAAAAAATCGCTTTGGTTCATAATGGGATTATCGAAAACTATGATACCCTGAAAATTATGTTGACCGAGAAAGGATTTACTTTTCAGTCAGAAACAGACACAGAAGTATTGGTGAATCTCATCCAATATATTATGGATATTAATGAGGAAATGGATTTCCCTACGGCAGTTCGTTATGCTTTAAATGAAGTTTTCGGTGCGTATGCAATTACAGTGATGCACGAAGATTTTCCCGGAGTATTGGTGGTTGCCAGATTAGGTTCTCCTTTAGCCATCGGTTTAGGAAATAATGAATATTTCATTGCTTCGGATGCTTCTCCTTTTGTTGAATTTACAAAAGAGGCCGTTTATTTAGAAGAAGGTCACATGGCTACTATTTCTTTAGAAAACGGTGTTGACATCAGAAATATTAAAGATAATGTAAAAATTACCCCGGAAGTTCAACAGTTAAAACTGAGTTTGGAGCAGATTGAAAAAGGAGGTTACGAACATTTCATGTTAAAGGAAATTTTCGAACAGCCAAAATCAATTCACGATACTTTAAGAGGCAGACTATTGGTAGAAGAAGGGATCATCAAAATGGCCGGAATCTGGGATAACCTGGAAAGATTAAACCAAGCACAGAAAATCACCATTATCGCTTGTGGTACTTCTTGGCATGCCGGTCTTATCGGAGAATATTTAATCGAGGAGTTTGCAAGAATCCCTGTAGAAGTAGAATATGCTTCGGAATTTAGATATAGAAATCCAATTATTTCTGAAAAAGATATCGTGATTGCAATTTCACAGTCAGGTGAAACTGCCGATACGATGGCCGCTATTAAAATGGCTAAAGAGAGAGGCGCTTTCGTGTACGGAATTTGTAACGTCGTCGATTCCTCCATTTCAAGAGTTACTGATGCAGGCTCTTATACGCACGCAGGACCGGAAATCGGTGTTGCTTCAACAAAAGCGTTTACTGCCCAGTTGACCGTTCTTTCTTTGATTGCTTTAAAATTAGGGAAGCACAACGGACATTTGAGCAATCAGGAGTTCATGAGATTAATCACCGAACTGGATACCATTCCGCAAAAAGTTCAGGAAGTTTTAGAAACCACCCACGAAATTACAAAGGAAATTGCAAAGAACTTTGTTGATGCCCAGAATTTCCTTTATTTAGGAAGAGGATATAATTTCCCTGCGGCGCTGGAAGGAGCTTTGAAGTTAAAAGAAATCTCTTATATTCATGCAGAAGGATATCCTGCAGCCGAAATGAAGCATGGTCCGATCGCTTTGATCGATGAAAATATGCCAATCGTTATTATCGCTCCGAAAAAAGGGCATTATGACAAAATTGTAAGTAACGTTCAGGAAATTAAAGCGCGAAAAGGTAAAGTTATTGCAGTGGTAAACAAGGGTGACACGCAAGTTGCTTCTGTGGCAGATTATGTAATTGAATTCCCGGAAACTTCAGAATGTTTCTCCCCAATTATCGCCTCCGTACCTTTACAATTACTGGCTTATTATATTGCAGTGTACCGAGGAGCCAATGTTGACCAACCGAGAAACCTTGCAAAATCAGTTACTGTTGAATAA
- the porK gene encoding T9SS ring complex lipoprotein PorK/GldK, translated as MKRVFLILLSATVVISCSKSGGSSAGKGGSKGELIPRNKSKSFVSERPYGMVAIPAGSYVMGLADQDFTNTPEKATLKTVTVSSFFMDETEITNAEYRVFINYVRDSVVRSLLAEAAGDGSGAGIGSFAYASKKAGTTPNAYQEFMESQGGRDGYDESKKLDWSVPLKWRTSDYPDAQYAEILESVYLPPAERINNERIIDTRKLKYAYNWEDIESAVKDKSRGAKYLKKESIAVYPDTTVWLKDFNYAYNEPLYDGYFWHSAYKNYPVVGVTWDQARAFCNFKSKLKSDYNESLKKKKQKAMSFRLPTEAEWEYAARGGKENATYPWGGPYLQDDRGCYLANFKPKRGNYIEDEKKGTYTYTAPVKKFPKNGFGLYDMAGNVAEWTESPYNNSTYQFASTLNPYLSNQAYREPRKTVRGGSWKDIGYLLMTGSRDYERKDSARSYIGFRTVQDIPEGTAKYKKRTN; from the coding sequence ATGAAAAGAGTATTCCTTATATTATTATCAGCTACTGTAGTAATCTCGTGTTCAAAAAGCGGGGGAAGCTCAGCCGGCAAGGGAGGATCCAAAGGAGAGTTGATACCTAGAAACAAATCAAAATCCTTTGTTTCAGAAAGACCTTACGGTATGGTGGCAATTCCTGCCGGGTCTTATGTGATGGGTTTAGCTGATCAGGATTTTACCAATACTCCCGAAAAGGCAACGCTTAAAACGGTTACTGTTTCTTCGTTCTTTATGGATGAAACCGAAATCACTAATGCCGAGTATAGAGTTTTTATTAATTATGTTCGGGATAGTGTCGTGCGCTCTTTATTAGCTGAAGCAGCTGGCGACGGTTCAGGAGCAGGGATTGGTAGTTTTGCCTACGCTTCTAAAAAAGCAGGTACCACTCCCAATGCTTACCAGGAGTTTATGGAGTCCCAGGGGGGAAGAGATGGTTATGACGAGTCTAAAAAATTAGATTGGAGCGTTCCGTTGAAATGGAGAACTTCGGATTATCCGGATGCTCAGTATGCAGAGATTTTAGAATCAGTGTACCTTCCGCCGGCAGAAAGAATCAATAATGAGCGAATTATTGATACCAGAAAACTGAAGTACGCTTACAATTGGGAAGATATTGAGTCTGCAGTTAAAGATAAATCAAGAGGTGCTAAATATTTGAAAAAAGAAAGTATCGCCGTTTATCCCGATACCACGGTTTGGTTAAAGGATTTTAATTATGCATATAACGAACCTCTGTATGATGGCTATTTTTGGCACAGTGCTTACAAAAATTATCCTGTAGTCGGAGTAACCTGGGATCAGGCAAGAGCGTTTTGTAATTTTAAATCAAAGTTAAAATCCGATTATAACGAATCTTTGAAAAAGAAAAAGCAAAAAGCAATGTCATTCCGTCTTCCGACTGAAGCTGAATGGGAATATGCGGCCAGAGGAGGTAAAGAGAACGCAACCTATCCTTGGGGTGGGCCTTATCTGCAAGATGACAGAGGATGTTATTTGGCAAACTTTAAACCGAAAAGAGGTAATTATATCGAAGATGAAAAGAAAGGAACGTACACCTATACTGCTCCCGTAAAGAAATTCCCTAAAAACGGATTTGGGCTTTATGATATGGCAGGGAACGTTGCAGAATGGACGGAATCTCCTTACAATAATTCAACTTACCAGTTTGCGTCTACCTTGAATCCTTATTTGTCCAATCAAGCATACAGAGAGCCTCGGAAAACAGTACGCGGTGGATCTTGGAAAGATATCGGTTATTTGTTAATGACCGGATCTAGAGATTACGAGAGAAAAGATTCGGCAAGAAGTTATATTGGTTTTAGAACAGTTCAGGATATTCCTGAGGGAACTGCTAAATACAAGAAGAGAACAAATTAA